A single Rhopalosiphum padi isolate XX-2018 chromosome 4, ASM2088224v1, whole genome shotgun sequence DNA region contains:
- the LOC132930665 gene encoding uncharacterized protein LOC132930665, with amino-acid sequence MIFLKLYLLIGFLTVSNAQTKFMPNLPLGEYRIIVTAMYQCGETKDLPFKVNLYLSKKSSNITEIRGNLTLEIPFDDSLVLDVNFSSWSLTGGWKPNSLIYVTNNACSKMKSILGNAWIAFTKVFNASTANCPIPKGIYKSSGYDTTLFNDNNFPKVYFYGKYKYVGKVKNKNNKLLGCIAAELSFVRPWESI; translated from the exons atgatttttttaaaattgtacctGTTAATTGGCTTCTTAACCGTATCTAATGCACAAACAAAATTTATGCCCAACTTGCCtttg GGAGAATATCGAATAATAGTAACAGCAATGTATCAATGTGGAGAAACAAAAGATCTACCGTTCaaggtaaatttatatttgagtaAAAAGTCATCTAATATAACCGAAATTAGAGGGAATTTAACATTGGAGATACCATTTGACGATTCTTTAgta TTGGATGTCAACTTTTCTTCTTGGAGTTTAACTGGTGGTTGGAAACCAAATTCTCTTATTTATGTCACTAATAATGCCTGTTCTAAAATGAAAAGTATTCTTGGAAATGCATGGATTGCGTTTACAAAGGTTTTCAATGCATCAACAGCAAACTGCCCGATACCAAag GGTATATATAAATCATCGGGATACGACACAACACTTTTTAATGACAACAATTTtcctaaagtatatttttatggaaaatataaatatgtaggtaaagtaaaaaacaaaaataataagctaCTTGGTTGTATAGCTGCTGAGTTAAGCTTTGTACGGCCATGGGAATCAATTTAA
- the LOC132928916 gene encoding uncharacterized protein LOC132928916: MVLLKVYIVLVGLCLMAKPQINFFPNLPLGEYRIIFLAIYPCESTKDQILGWNLYFSKKSQNTTEMKGNLTFKESFDDSSKLDINLSSWSLIGGWKKNSYVYLTDNACSKLKYVMGNVWFSATSSFNISNHCPLPRGTYTTKGLDIKYLQDHNFPKVYYYGKYKGVISIKNKKNKLLGCVALEFNLVRPWEMSKY, encoded by the exons atggttttattaaaagtGTATATTGTGCTAGTTGGATTATGTTTAATGGCAAAAccacaaataaatttttttccaaactTACCTTTG GGAGAGTATAGGATTATATTTTTAGCAATATATCCTTGTGAATCTACAAAAGATCAAATTCTTGGatggaatttatattttagtaaaaagtcACAAAACACAACTGAAATGAAAGGAAATTTAACATTCAAAGAATCTTTTGATGATTCTTCTAAA CTAGATATTAACCTGTCATCCTGGAGCTTAATTGGTGgttggaaaaaaaattcatacgTATATTTAACTGATAATGCATGTAGCAAGTTGAAATATGTGATGGGAAATGTTTGGTTTTCAGCCACGAGTAGTTTCAATATTTCCAATCACTGTCCATTACCTCGG ggCACATATACAACAAAAGGGCTCGACATAAAGTATTTACAAGATCATAACTTTCCAAAAGTGTATTATTACGGAAAATATAAAGgcgtaataagtataaaaaataaaaagaataaactaCTTGGATGCGTTGCGTTGGAATTCAACCTAGTAAGACCATGGGAGATgtcaaaatattga